Proteins from a single region of Mytilus trossulus isolate FHL-02 chromosome 2, PNRI_Mtr1.1.1.hap1, whole genome shotgun sequence:
- the LOC134706794 gene encoding putative ankyrin repeat protein RF_0381 has translation MASVDESTSNKDEGELNTKDDLEEDKQTSWSLEQKQRLLADAISMKSPIDDIKSILKCGADINGPVKKGLRPLHYAAYVDYVECVNFLIDEGADVNTSDEIGYTPLHLCARKGVYGSMKALIEKGALVNYCDADENELAENVRAIGYLTMEPLNLAIENNNVDCVRLLLKSGARPNHQYFIGCQLNVMNLENLECLEILLENGADPNSFNRCGIAPLMKACREHNIEAVRILIKHGADINAQCPSRFDQKFPIHFSIESGNIAITELLIEEGAQLTRSENYRYSPLHAAILKGRSDIVYFLLLHNAVVDETTDDGCTPLMLAAGTPELKERKEIIKILLEHGANVNASAQYISYMHPCMSPIVEYLKCSPYNAEKDILLLLLKYGAKVNIRLDVLRYRRQDPFGILNYLGNCSDKEMMDILVYAAQVIHKEHIQKNDILSPVERRYLLKHANTPRPLKHTIRLLVRDLLDDKVLDRVDQLPLPSFIKKYLLYEVN, from the coding sequence gaCGAGGGAGAATTAAATACTAAAGATGACTTAGAAGAAGATAAGCAAACGTCATGGTCcttagaacaaaaacaaagattACTAGCAGATGCCATCAGTATGAAATCGCCCATTGATGATATCAAATCAATTCTAAAATGCGGTGCTGATATCAATGGACCCGTTAAAAAGGGATTACGTCCCCTTCATTATGCCGCTTACGTGGATTATGTCGAATGTGTCAATTTTCTCATTGACGAAGGTGCGGATGTGAATACTTCTGATGAAATCGGATATACACCACTCCATTTGTGTGCCCGGAAAGGTGTGTATGGTTCAATGAAGGCGCTTATCGAAAAGGGTGCGTTGGTAAATTATTGTGATGCTGATGAAAATGAACTAGCGGAGAATGTCAGAGCAATCGGTTATCTGACGATGGAACCATTAAACTTAGCCATTGAAAACAACAATGTCGATTGTGTTAGACTTTTGTTAAAAAGCGGGGCACGCCCAAATCACCAGTATTTCATTGGATGCCAGTTAAATGTCATGAATCTTGAGAATTTGgagtgtttggaaattttattagaaaatggTGCCGACCCGAATTCGTTCAATAGATGTGGCATTGCTCCATTAATGAAAGCTTGTCGAGAACATAATATTGAAGCAGTAAGAATATTGATTAAACATGGCGCGGATATAAATGCGCAATGTCCGTCAAGATTTGACCAGAAATTTCCGatacatttttcaatagaaAGTGGCAATATTGCTATAACGGAACTTCTCATCGAAGAGGGAGCACAATTAACCAGATCAGAAAACTATAGATATAGCCCGCTGCACGCGGCTATTCTAAAAGGCCGCTCGGATATCGTCTATTTCCTGCTTCTACATAATGCAGTTGTTGATGAAACAACAGACGATGGTTGTACTCCACTTATGCTTGCTGCAGGAACTCCAGAACTGAAAGAACGTAAAGAAATCATCAAGATACTGCTTGAACATGGTGCAAATGTAAACGCAAGTGCTCAGTACATTAGTTACATGCATCCTTGTATGTCACCCATTGTCGAATACTTAAAATGTTCTCCTTACAACGCAGAAAAGGACATTTTATTATTGCTGCTCAAGTATGGAGCAAAAGTCAATATTCGTCTGGATGTATTAAGGTATCGCAGACAGGATCCATTCGGAATACTCAACTATTTAGGTAACTGTTCAGACAAAGAAATGATGGATATACTGGTATATGCTGCTCAGGTTATACATAAagaacatatacaaaaaaatgatattctgAGTCCAGTGGAGCGTCGTTACCTTCTTAAACATGCTAACACACCAAGACCTCTGAAGCATACAATACGATTGTTAGTTCGAGATCTCTTAGACGATAAAGTACTAGACCGTGTGGATCAGCTGCCGCTTCCGAGTTTCATTAAGAAATATTTGCTATATGaagtaaattag
- the LOC134704980 gene encoding ankyrin-1-like, whose product MIFWDGSENEFEEERERLHDASTEHQLLLLNAISLKSPITEITSLIEAGACVNKAATNGIRPLHHAVDKNYVECVSLLLLKGAEINVTDENGLTPLLLSACRGYFKAMQVLIDNDAIINYCDSDRKDVPNYIREMGYLTYDPLNMTIENNHVQCVKLLLENGALSNKKYYMGYEINLVPINHVTCLELLLKHGANPNLCSRYGMTPLVKACKENMVNAVCLLLGFGADVNLQCRSCYKWNTPLNTAIEYNATNVVNILLQSGAHVSKETGCKYSPLHEAVLLDSPDICRLVLSFGARVNDMSDDHFSPLMLAVKTSKLLNRVEIITILLQNGSDPNLYHSSSSVSVIGLYLKNNKTSLDKAVICLLLQYGANLNFTTRLPCGKSDPFGILLHLSDCCQQEILHLLLTTTRNIDREAIKKCANLNQHQREYLMCLTATPRQLVCLTRGFISYNFGRDLVDKVNDLPLPKTIKRYLMFKETEQTGVDT is encoded by the exons ATGATATTCTGGGATGGATCCGAG AATGAATTTGAAGAGGAGAGAGAAAGACTGCACGATGCATCAACAGAACATCAGTTGTTACTTTTAAACGCCATATCTCTGAAATCACCTATAACAGAAATAACAAGTTTAATTGAAGCAGGTGCGTGTGTTAACAAGGCTGCCACGAACGGTATTCGACCTTTACACCATGCCGTTGACAAAAACTATGTGGAATGTGTtagtttattattattgaaaggAGCAGAGATTAATGTTACCGACGAAAATGGATTAACACCCTTACTGTTATCTGCTTGCCGTGGGTATTTCAAAGCAATGCAAGTACTGATAGATAATGATGCGATAATAAATTACTGCGATTCAGATAGGAAAGATGTCCCAAATTATATTCGAGAAATGGGTTATTTAACGTATGACCCTCTTAATATGACCATCGAAAACAACCATGTACAATGTGTTAAGCTTTTATTAGAAAATGGAGcgctttcaaataaaaaatactacATGGGATATGAAATTAATTTGGTTCCAATCAACCATGTTACATGTTTAGAGTTGTTATTAAAGCACGGAGCGAATCCAAATTTGTGCAGTCGTTATGGGATGACGCCTCTTGTGAAAGCATGCAAAGAAAACATGGTAAATGCAGTTTGTCTTCTTCTGGGATTTGGCGCTGATGTGAATTTACAATGTAGATCCTGTTACAAGTGGAACACTCCACTAAATACTGCGATAGAATACAATGCTACTAATGTAGTGAACATATTATTGCAAAGTGGTGCACACGTGTCCAAAGAAACTGGTTGTAAATACAGCCCTCTTCACGAGGCAGTCCTTTTAGACAGTCCTGACATCTGTCGGCTGGTATTGTCTTTTGGTGCGCGAGTAAACGATATGTCAGATGATCATTTTTCTCCTTTGATGCTAGCCGTGAAAACTTCAAAATTGTTGAATCGTGTGGAGATTATAACAATTCTTCTTCAGAATGGATCAGATCCTAATTTATATCATTCCTCTTCATCTGTCTCTGTCATTGGGCTGTACTTGAAAAACAACAAGACTTCTTTAGATAAAGCAGTTATATGTTTGCTATTACAGTATGGAGCAAACCTCAATTTCACAACGCGTTTGCCATGTGGTAAATCTGATCCTTTCGGTATACTTCTGCATTTGTCGGATTGTTGCCAGCAAGAAATATTACATTTACTTCTTACTACCACACGAAATATTGACAGAGAAGCAATTAAAAAGTGTGCTAATTTAAATCAGCATCAACGAGAATATCTTATGTGTCTTACTGCTACTCCGCGACAACTAGTATGTCTGACACGAGGCTTTATATCGTACAACTTTGGGAGAGATCTTGTAGATAAAGTGAATGACTTACCATTACCCAAAACCATAAAAAGATATCTTATGTTTAAGGAAACAGAACAAACGGGAGTAGATACATGA